In Gopherus flavomarginatus isolate rGopFla2 chromosome 5, rGopFla2.mat.asm, whole genome shotgun sequence, one DNA window encodes the following:
- the COPB1 gene encoding coatomer subunit beta has translation MTAAENVCYTLINVPMDSEPPSEISLKNDLEKGDVKSKTEALKKVIIMILNGEKLPGLLMTIIRFVLPLQDHTIKKLLLVFWEIVPKTTPDGKLLQEMILVCDAYRKDLQHPNEFIRGSTLRFLCKLKEAELLEPLMPAIRACLEHRHSYVRRNAVLAIYTIYRNFEHLIPDAPELIHDFLVNEKDASCKRNAFMMLIHADQDRALDYLSTCIDQVQTFGDILQLVIVELIYKVCHANPSERARFIRCIYNLLQSSSPAVKYEAAGTLVTLSSAPTAIKAAAQCYIDLIIKESDNNVKLIVLDRLIELKDHPAHERVLQDLVMDILRVLSTPDLEVRKKTLQLALDLVSSRNVEELVIVLKKEVIKTNNVTEHEDTDKYRQLLVRTLHSCSVRFPDMAANVIPVLMEFLSDNNEAAAADVLEFVREAIQRFDNLRLLIVEKMLEVFHAIKTVKIYRGALWILGEYCSTKEDIQSVMTEVRRSLGEIPIVESEIKKEAGDLKPEEEVTVSPTQKLVTEMGTYATQSALSSSRPAKKEEDRPPLRGFLLDGDFFVAASLATTLTKIALRYVALVQEKKKQNSFIAEAMLLMATILHLGKSSLPKKPITDDDVDRISLCLKVLSECSPLMNDIFNKECRQSLSHMLSAKLEEEKLSQKKESEKRNVTVQPDDPISFMQLTAKNEMNSKEDQFQLSLLAAMGTTQRKEAADPLASKLNKVTQLTGFSDPVYAEAYVHVNQYDIVLDVLVVNQTSDTLQNCTLELATLGDLKLVEKPSPLTLAPHDFANIKANVKVASTENGIIFGNIVYDVSGAASDRNCVVLSDIHIDIMDYIQPASCTDAEFRQMWAEFEWENKVTVNTNIIDLNEYLQHILKSTNMKCLTPEKALSGYCGFMAANLYARSIFGEDALANVSIEKPIHLGPDAPVTGHIRIRAKSQGMALSLGDKINLSQKKTSL, from the exons AAAAAGGAGATGTAAAGTCTAAGACAGAGGCCTTGAAGAAAGTAATTATCATGATCCTGAATGGTGAAAAACTACCTGGACTTCTGATGACTATTATTCGTTTTGTACTGCCTCTTCAAGATCATACCATCAAGAAACTGCTGTTAGTCTTTTGGGAGATAGTTCCGAAGACCACTCCAGATGGCAAACTATTGCAAGAAATGATCCTTGTATGTGATGCCTATAGAAAG GATCTTCAGCACCCCAATGAATTTATCCGGGGCTCTACTCTTCGTTTTCTTTGCAAGCTGAAAGAAGCAGAATTACTGGAACCTTTGATGCCAGCTATTCGTGCGTGTTTGGAACATCGTCACAGCTACGTGCGCAGAAATGCAGTCCTGGCAATCTACACAATTTACAG aaactttgAACATCTTATACCTGATGCTCCCGAATTGATCCATGATTTCCTGGTGAATGAGAAAGATGCAAGCTGCAAAAGAAATGCATTTATGATGCTAATTCATGCAGATCAG GATCGAGCTTTGGATTATCTGAGTACCTGCATTGACCAAGTCCAGACATTTGGTGACATTCTTCAACTGGTTATTGTTGAACTAATTTACAAG GTCTGCCATGCTAATCCATCAGAAAGAGCTCGATTTATACGATGTATTTACAACTTATTGCAGTCATCTAGTCCTGCAGTAAAATATGAAGCAGCAGGAACACTAGTTACACTCTCCAGTGCACCAACAGCAATCAAG gcaGCGGCTCAGTGTTACATTGACTTAATTATTAAAGAGAGTGATAACAATGTGAAACTGATTGTGTTGGATCGCTTGATTGAACTGAAAGACCATCCTGCTCATGAGCGAGTATTACAA GATCTGGTTATGGACATACTGAGAGTGCTGAGTACTCCAGATTTAGAAGTGCGCAAGAAAACCCTTCAGTTAGCGCTCGATCTTGTGTCTTCCAGAAATGTGGAAGag CTGGTGATTGTTTTGAAGAAAGAAGtgattaaaacaaacaatgtgACAGAGCATGAAGATACTGACAAATACAGGCAGTTACTTGTTCGGACACTGCATTCCTGTAGCGTTCGGTTTCCAGATATGGCTGCAAATGTTATTCCTGTG TTGATGGAGTTCCTAAGTGATAATAATGAAGCTGCAGCTGCTGATGTCTTGGAATTTGTGCGTGAAGCAATTCAGCGATTTGATAATCTCAGACTACTTATTGTTGAGAAAATGCTGGAAGTCTTTCATGCCATTAAAACTGTCAA GATTTACAGGGGAGCTTTGTGGATCCTTGGAGAATATTGTAGCACAAAGGAAGATATACAAAGTGTAATGACAGAAGTCCGCAGATCACTGGGAGAG ATCCCAATAGTGGAATCTGAAATAAAGAAAGAAGCTGGTGATCTGAAACCTGAAGAGGAGGTGACTGTGAGTCCAACCCAAAAATTGGTGACAGAGATGGGCACCTATGCTACGCAGAGTGCCCTCAGTAGTTCCCGACCTGCCAAAAAGGAAGAAGATAG ACCTCCATTACGAGGATTCTTGCTGGATGGGGATTTCTTTGTTGCTGCCTCCCTTGCCACAACTTTAACTAAGATTGCTCTACGCTATGTGGCTCTTGTTcaagaaaagaagaaacaaaat TCTTTTATTGCCGAGGCTATGTTGCTAATGGCCACTATTCTCCATTTGGGTAAGTCCTCTCTTCCCAAGAAGCCAATTACAGATGACGACGTGGATCGTATCTCTCTATGTCTGAAGGTTTTGTCAGAATGTTCTCCTCTAATGAATGATATTTTCAACAAGGAGTGCAGACAGTCCCTTTCTCATATGCTGTCAGCGAAACTAGAAGAGGAGAAACTTTCTCAGAAG AAAGAGTCAGAGAAGAGGAATGTGACCGTTCAGCCAGATGACCCCATTTCCTTCATGCAGCTTACTGCTAAAAATGAAATGAACTCAAAGGAAGACCAATTTCAGCTGAGCCTTCTGGCAGCAATGGGGACCACACAAAGAAAAGAAGCTGCTGATCCTTTGGCATCCAAACTCAACAAG GTTACTCAGTTGACAGGTTTCTCAGATCCTGTCTATGCAGAAGCATATGTTCATGTCAACCAGTATGATATTGTATTGGATGTGCTTGTAGTAAACCAGACCAGTGATACTTTGCAGAACTGCACATTAGAACTAGCTACACTGG GTGATTTGAAATTAGTGGAAAAACCATCTCCTTTGACTCTTGCTCCTCATGATTTTGCAAACATTAAGGCTAATGTCAAAGTAGCGTCAACAGAAAATGGAATCATTTTTGGTAATATTG TGTATGATGTATCTGGAGCAGCCAGTGACCGAAACTGTGTTGTCCTCAGTGATATTCACATTGACATCATGGATTACATCCAGCCTGCTTCTTGTACTGATGCAGAGTTCCGCCAGATGTGGGCAGAATTTGAATGGGAAAACAAA GTTACAGTTAATACAAACATCATTGATCTAAATGAATACTTACAGCACATACTAAAATCAACCAACATGAAATGCCTTACCCCAGAGAAG GCACTTTCTGGTTACTGTGGCTTTATGGCTGCCAATCTGTATGCGCGTTCCATATTTGGAGAAGATGCACTTGCAAATGTCAGCATTGAAAAGCCAATTCATCTTGGACCAGATGCTCCCGTCACTGGCCACATACGAATTCGTGCAAAGAGTCAG